In the Limnothrix sp. FACHB-406 genome, GGGACAACGGCTTTATAACGTCGAGTCATATGGACGCAACGCAACTCGATCTATCGTTGTTTGCTACTGCCGCGTCAGTTCAGCCAAGCAACGAGATGATCTCGCAAGACAAGTCCAGTTCATGCGAGATCGCTACCCCGAAGCCGAAATCATCCAAGACATCGGGTCGGGACTCAATTTCAAGCGGAAAGGATTGCAATCCCTACTGGTCAGACTCATGCGTGGCGATCAGCTCCAAATTGTGGTTGCCTGCCGCGATCGACTCTGCCGATTCGGATTCGAGCTGTTCGAGTTTATGGTTCAACAAAACGGTGGCGAACTCATGGTTCTCGACCAATCTGTTCACTGCCCAGAATCCGAACTCACAGCGGATCTGCTCGACATCCTTCACCTCTTCTCTCGTCGAATGCCCGGACTCAGAAGCTACCGGAAGGCGATCCAGGAAGATCC is a window encoding:
- a CDS encoding IS607 family transposase, with the protein product MAYIPLRKAVEFLGLHPNTLRKYADEGKIETIRNEAGQRLYNVESYGRNATRSIVVCYCRVSSAKQRDDLARQVQFMRDRYPEAEIIQDIGSGLNFKRKGLQSLLVRLMRGDQLQIVVACRDRLCRFGFELFEFMVQQNGGELMVLDQSVHCPESELTADLLDILHLFSRRMPGLRSYRKAIQEDPNLPKP